The nucleotide window tcattATGAGAACAAATATACTAACATATAGTCAAGTTTTAATCACAATGAAGTCAtaggacaagaaaaaaagaatcctcaaatacaagagattttaaaaatgtaagccattttaaaatactgtgtaaCATGGCTTCTCgctttataaaaaggaaataacagcCCCCAAGAATCCTTTAAACAAATCCAACATaaacagaagcaaaacaaaaactatttttaaaaacctgtaaaATCAAAGCACCTATTTAAATTAAGACCATCGAGAATCTATGAGATTATTTCGGGAGGACAAGAGCTAGGCAAGTCACTAAATACTGTCATTCTAAGGAAAACATTACAATCATTTTATGTAACTTACAAGGCAAATTGATACTATGAAAAACACCCTTCACAGCACATTTAGAAGTCTGAGTTTAAATAATCTCAACAGGAAAGAAACAGATTCTGTGACAGTGGCTGAGACATACAACAAAAGACTGTGACTGTCAAGTGTGGGCCTTCCTGGTCTATTTTTAGAGGTTTTAGACTCCAGCCTGAAATAGTTTTGATAATAAAGCTGGTGGTTACAACTCAGCATGGGAGACACTGTATGGGAGAAAACCAGTTTCATGCTGTGTAACCTACTTTGCtgctttttcccttttaaattaaTCCTGAGATCTTGCCCATGGAACATGGGGGCTGTTAAGACTCTTGTTTCCTTCTGTTTACCAGCCACCTTGGAACATGCAAAACTAAAATTAGGTGATAAAATTAGGTTAAAATTAGGTGATACATGACATCTTTAAAAGTGTACTTCATACACATACAAAAAGtatatttcactaaaaaaaaatcctttcagtaAAAAAATGAACTCTCATGCTTAGTAGGAAGCTTATTTGGATTATTAGTTTAATTGGGAACAGAACACATTGTTGAAGAAAAAGCACTTTAGTTCACCGAAATGTTATGGACATGTGTTCTTAAAAGTCTTCTTGATTAGGAAGTAATTTCTGTGGCATCATCTCAACACTGAGATGGTTTGTGTATCAAAAGAATAGGAAGTGCTTGAATCTTGCAGTTATGCAACAGGGTTTTAAGAAgttaatatatatgtaacaaTGTGTGTGCATACCAcctatatctgtatatatgtcCCTATAAACATATattgtgtacatgtatatacacgGTACATGATCATACACATATCTCCCAGTAACAAAGACTCTGTAGTTTGATAAGACTTTCTTAAAATTACCCCCTTTTCCAAACTGAACCCTTACATTCCATTCCCATAACTCAACATTACAGCAAATCATACCCTAAAGGctttaattttcaattaaaaaaaaaacaaaactgggcaaACCAAAttttatcaagaaacaaaggcatATCTCAGGCTAACATACTGTCTTTCAcctttaaaaaactaacaaaagaCCAAAACAGTACTTTAAGACACTATGAAAATTGAACAAgcacttctttattttcttgaaaagaagGGGAAGTTCCCTTTCTTAGGGAAACGAGTATGAGATCTACACTGGCTTTCCTCTCATGCATTCGGGGATTTAAAGGTTAGATCAGAGACTCaataacagccaaaaaaaaaatcagacccaAATCCCCTTCCTCCTAAATCCAAAAAACATACGGCATTTACAAATCATAGAAACCTGTAGGTTTTCAAGGTTATTCTCTGAGCTCTTGGAAAAGGGAAGACAAGATGTGGTGCGGGCCCTCTCACGTGGAAGGCTGTCCCAGTTCGGATGCAGAATGGAAGGGGGACAGCTCGTCTACTGACTCCCAGGCCCTCATCTCTAGTTGTCAACCGGGTACCCAGTCGGGGCTTTGCAGCTGCGCTGTGCGCATGAGCACATCCATTTTTGGCTCTGCGTACCAGGCCACCCTGCCTTCCCCCGGCGCCCACTCGCGCTCCATCATAAGTTCTCCTTCAGGAGGCCGAGCTTCCGCAGGGCCTCCCGGCGGGCCTCCTCTGTGGAGCCCCGGCCCGAGAACTGGACAGTGATACCTTGGGGTCTGAACCCCACAGTCCTGGGGAGAGAGCCTGACCGCTTCCTGGCTGCCTGGCCGCAGTCCGGCTGCTGGGGTGCAAGTCTGCTGGGGAGGGCCGGGTCCGGACGGAAGGTCACCGTCTTCCCGGTGGAGACGAAGGGCCCGGCCTGGCTCTTGAGGACATCGTGAATGCTCTGGAAGCCGTTGGCCAGCGGCAGGGGCTGTTCTGTCTGCACGCCTCTGGACTGCTGGGCGCCGCGGGCCCCTTCTCGCGTGGGGACAGCCTCCTGGGCCGGGCCTGGCTGGCTCTGCTCGGGAGAGACGCTTCTCTGCTCGGTGGGCTCGCCCCTCTGGGCCCGGTCCTCTGTCTCCCCCACGGAGAGGAAGGAGACGCCGTTGATGTTGGCCAGGACCTGGGCTTTGCGCTCCTGCACGTTGACTGCGGCCTTGGAGATGGTCTTATTGAAGTCCTTCCCCGCGCTGTTGGTCACGCTGATGTTGCTCGGGAAGCGGTGGATCTTGGGCGCTGGTTGGGCCGCATGTCGGTGCCACGGTGAGTGGTCTCCGTGTCGAGGGGCCAGAGAAGCCAGCGTCCTCCACTCTGCAGGCCTGCCCTCTTTGGACGGAGATGTGGGCGAAAGCCCTTCGTTCCCTGCGAGCTTCTCAGATATCTTCTGGGCGATGACGAGAGGAGTGGGGACCGAGCGGGGCAGTTTGGGGTGCTCTGCGGGAGGAGTGGGGGGCTCTCTCCTGGGGTGGGCTGGAGCTGCTGCAGGTGAGGCAGGTGGGGAAGATGGCAGGGCCTCAGGCCCTGGGGGGTCTGATGCGGGAGACTTCTCTGCATCCTCTTTCTTGCGTTCAAGGTCAGTGGGGTCTTCCTTTCCAAAAGGGACAGCCCCTGAAAAGTAGCAAGAATCCTCATAAGCTACGGCCACATGTAGAAATAAATGCATCGCCTTTCCTTTCCACTGACTTTACAAAGGTCTCAAGGGATGTAATACCAGTTTTAACAGTACCTCCTGTACTAAACTCCTTCTACAGCCCCTGAACTAGAGAAAGAGAAGGTAGTACGATTCTCAAAATCACAAGATAAAAGAAGTACAAGCCAGAAGCAGTCAGTACCTGGGACGCACAGGAGCCATCATCCTGAGACAGGTACCGGGAGGAAACAACACCTTATGTTATAGGGGATTTTTACAAACGGAAAGGAGGTGGGGTAGTTTGTGGTACCCAGCAACCCCTCCCTCAGATCCTGTAGGTAAAGGATAGTTGGATGTGTCCCTCTCCTCCAGAAATAGAAACGTTTGCCAACAGCCTCTGACAGAGGTTACTATGCCAGCCTGTGAACGTTTACTATTAATATAGTCTAACATACCTGATCATAGATCACCTAACACTTTTCTGCACTCATATCTGCTGCAAAATTGGGAACCATGTATTTATGTTTGTATCCTCAGAATCTCACACAATACCTGCCCCCAAATGGGTACTTAAAATTGTGATGAAAACATCATGTTAGAGAATTGATGGGTAAATGGCTTACAGTCAAAAAGTGTTTTCCCTAGCATAATTATACGCTCTGACATGTTTTAAAGATCAGCTGGTTCAAATTTATCTTAGGAATTATTCTTCAGAGAAGTGTGATAAAAATGGGAAATTCATATTTAAGTCTCTTCTTTGAAAATTGAGCCCCATATTTGGAACATAAAATCAATAGTATGTGAAATTCTGTGTCATACACAGCGTTgcttacaaaaaataaaagtgggaGGGATATATTTCTAGAGGCATGTGACAAGTGGCAAAATTTGCAGACAGCAGGGTAAAGATATTTCCCCTCTTATTTTTCCCTCATCTTTTTTCAGTCCTTAACCCCCTACCCacatttccaatattctttccaaccaggaaaaaaaaaaaaaaactagaagaaagTTTTCTCCTTGCCCATGCCCCTCAGTTTCTGTCACAGGACTCAAGGGACAAAAAGCATAGCTCTCCTCTAACGCCACCCTGAGTCAAGCAAAATTGACAAAATAGATACTGAGCTGAATTTTTGTTCTGATCGATTTTGTTTTCCTAAACCAGCTGACTTTTCAGTTCAAATACTCCCACCTCGGAATAGGGATATAATCTTACACAAGAGAGGAGATTAAACTTCAAGGGCTAAAGTACTAGtcttttgtatgttttctttgtagAATGGAATTGTTACCTGAAGCCATTTCcagttccctttctttcttttatccacACATGCAATCTGCTTGTTCAACTGATTGGTCTCATTCTTTATTCTCACCCTGTTGGAATTTCCCTTCCTATGTTGTCATCCTAATATGCCATGAAAATACCTATTTGGTTGGTCAGTCAAACTACAGAGAGGATGCTTCCACCCTACAAAAAATCTGATCAGCCCCACAAGCTTCACAAGCTTCCATACAGGCTAGAAACACAGAGACCATGAGAAGAAGGAGGGCTCTGTGTCTGGCACCACACAAGGAGCCACGTCAGGCTGCTCCTGTCCTCACCTGCGGTCTCCTTCACCACCCTAAGGCTCTCAGGCTCCCCGGCTCCAGGGCCCGGCTGCACCAAGTCCACGACATCCTCTGGCTCGGAGGGAGCGGAAGTGCTCTCTTCCAGAGACCTCGGAGAGTGCCACTGGGCGTCACCAGCACACAGGACCTTCTCCTCAAAGTCATCTTCCAGGGAATCAATTGTCTCTTCAAAAAACAGAAGGACGTCCTTTTCCTCGTGTGTGAGGTACTTCAGGCTCTCATCATCCTGTACAAAATGTATGGGCGTGAGGAATGAGATAAAGCCAACAGTGGCTTCACAGAAGGGAAAAACCCACAACAACACAGGGATCAATACAGAGCCCAGGGTGGAAATCATGGACCCTCCAGTTTCCCACCTGGGGAGAGTGTACCACCCAGGTAACTGCGCCGGCACACCTCTGCCTGTGTGTCCCTCACCATTAGACCTGCATGGAGAAGGAGGTTGTCCAAAAGGTGTGGCAAATTATGGATCTTAGACAGTTTTGTTCCTGGTGAGTCAATGACAAGAAAGCAATTCTTCAGTATCTCCAGAAGAGGCCTTTTCAACTCATCGCTAACAGATACACTTGGTTTCAGTGGGGGGATCTCCGGTTAAAGATGGTGGAGTAAACTTACATATTTAGCTCATCTCCCTCCAGAAACCTTACTAAAACAAAAatgggctttattttttttttaaatacaagtcACAAAGACAACTATAATAGGAAAAGAGGTGACAGCAATATTTGGGAAGGTAGACAGCAGAAAGAAAGGTGGGAACTGACGCAAAAGACCCAAGAAAGGTGAATTTTAGTCAGCAGCTGGGGGCAGGCAGAAACCAACTTCCTGTGGTCTGGGGCTCAGACTTCACAGGGGTCAGCACAGTGTGGGGGTGCTGGGAGGTTCTGGAAGTCTGGCTAAGATGACGTTGAAAAGAGCAGAACTGGATGAGAGGCTCTTTCAGAAGCAACTAGGTCACCCAGGCAGAAAACTAGACGTTTATTCTTAAGGTAAAAGAGGGATCAGAAGGGGTGGGGGCATCAAGCTGAGTTTACGGTGAAGAACCATACTGATAAAGGGGAGTCAGGGAATCAAACTGACCCTCTCTGGACAGAGGATCAGAAGGACCTTCTCTGGGGAACTGAATGGTCCAAGTGTCAAGAGGCTCCAAAAGATCACTCTACCAGTGAAGTTACAGTCAACCACCCCAGCACAGAATATTTATAATCAGTTTAATATCTCACTCTTAAGCATGTGCATAGAGCTAATGACCACCAAGCAGGCGAGAAAAACCTTTAAGGAAAAAGACACATCAAAACAAGAAGGACAAAAAGGCAACTTACAAGAAATAAACCATGCAGAATGCTGGAAATTCCAAGAAAATCATGAACATTCTCAGAGAGATCAGAGGAGAGACTGAATCCATAAACTAGAATCTGATGCTACtttaaaaaactagaagaaaagagCTCTTAGATAttaaaatgacaggaaaaaaagaagtctaGAAATAAACTAGAGTAACTGGAAAAGcacaacaaaaaagttaaaaaaaaaaaacaaaacacattttttaaagcagaaaattaGAGAATATGCGTGGGAGGGCCAACAACTGAATAAGAATTCCAGAAACAGGAATCAGGAAGAACAGAGGGGAGGAAATGATCAAAGTAAACAGGCAAGATAATTCAAGGAAATGCCCTTAAACAGAAGGATGCAAGTTTCCAGATCAAAGGGTTGTGAGAACGACCTGATAAACAAGTATAAAACAGTGCTACACCAAGGCCCACCCCTTGAAGTTTCAGCCACAGGAGATCAGTTATAAAGTTATAATTAAAATGGTATTTTATCAGTGTACAAATGACGAATGAACAGAAAAGAGAACCTGGAAACAGCCTGACCCATGCACTGTCACCTGATTTACAACCAAGGAACCTGCAGTGGGCAAACACTGATCTTTTCAAGCAGTTGTGCTGGAAACAGTGAATCGTGACCTCACACCATCCACAAAAGTTCATTCTGATGAACTGTAATGGGCCTTCAATCTGTTTTAACAGACCCTCCAGGTAATACTGATGCACTAACATTTGATATGCATTGATCTGGTTTATTTTCTCTCAATAATATCTTGTAGTTTCCAGTACACAGATTTTACGCAGTTTTTGTTATTTCTCTTCTTAGGTATTTGATGTTTTGTGATGCTATTAGAAATGgcatcactttaaaatatttgtatttatttatttggctgcactgggtcttagttgcagcatgtgggatctacttccctgatcagggatcgaacctgggccccctgcattggaagcgggaatcttagccactggaccactggatcGCTCAGATATGGCATCACTTTTTAATGTCTTCTAATTGTTGCTGGTCTGTAGAAATACAAGATATACTGACCttgaaataagtaaatttaacaaACTTGCTGCACAATACTAAGTTTGTAGGTTCTTTTCAGTATTGTGCATATACAGTGGTGTCTGTAAATGAAAgacttttatttcctcctttccattcctcatgcctttcatttttttcattttgctttattctaCCACCAGGGTCCTCCAGTTAGCTGAACAGGAGTGGCATTTTTGTCTTTTGCCCAATGTTAGGGAGAACGTTTTCCATATTTCACCATTAAGCACAGTGTTTGttgtaggttttttaaaaaaaatgatattcatCAGATTAAGAAAGctgtcttccaaaaaaaaaaaaaaagaaagctgtctTCCATTCCTAGTTTGCTAAgtgtgtttctttaaaataatgaatgggTTTTAGActctgtcaaaggctttttcttcctttgttgcaGTGGGTCTCAGCTAGGAGTGATTTTACCCTGCATGGGCACTGGCAATGTCCAGAGACAATTCTGGTGTCACGATTTTCTCTTAATTCTGTTAATGCACTCAAGTACAATGATTGATTTTCAACTATTACCAACCTTGCATTCTTGGAATAAGTCCAACTTGGTTGTGATTCTATCCTTTTTATACATCACTGAAtgtgatttgctaatattttgtttagaatttttgcatatatattaacAAGACATAATAATTTTCATTGTCATCAGGTTTtgtatgtatttcctttttcaaCTTTAAACTTAGAAAATAGTGTGCTCTAAGATTTTAGTTCACAGAATATCTTTTTGCtccacttcttttaaaaaaatatttgtttatttatttggctgcaccaggtcttagctgtggcgctcgggatcttcgatctttagtgcagcacgtgggatctttagttgcatcgtgtgaactcttagttgcggcacgtgggaccTAGTTtcccgactagggatcaaacctgggcagCCTGCattggagtgtggagtcttagctgctggaccaccaacGAAGTCCCTTTGCGCCACTTCTTCTGAGGCTGAGTGGGGTTGGGGAAGGAACAGACTGATTTTAAGagcaattttttttccagttgaaatTGTAATAGTTTCATATTAACTAGATCTCTCTAAGTTTGTCAGCTTACATACCTAACAGTTGTGTAGCCCCTAAAAACTTCTATTTTCCTTCTAATAAGAGGCTTGGTCTGAAGAACATTAGGAGAGTAGCAGGATACTATAGGGGAAAATGGGCACAATGCATTCcttatttaatactttttattgaGCACTGAACCAAAGAAGAGAGGAGCAGATTTTAAAAGAACTAGTGTAATATCTTACAAGTTCTCTGTGTCTACAGAATATTTGACTAATGGGTTCACTCTTTATTCTGAGAACTCCAGGATCTGGCCCTACCTAGCTTTTAAATGTCACTCCTACTTCTTTCCCCTGTCTACTCTATAGCAGGGCTGATaaacttttttctgtaaagggccagataataaaCATTTTGGGCTTTGCACTCTTAATGGTGGCAACTGTTCCACTCTTGTCAATGTGGTGTGAAAGCTACACGagatatgtaaatgaatgagctTAGCTTtgttacaataaaactttatttacaaaaacaggctggGGGGCCAGATTTAGTCCACAGGCTGGGGTTTGCTAATTCTTGCCCTATGATCAAATCAAATCACTTGCTATTTCCTACACCTGTTTCTCTGTCAGCAATGCCCATGTCTACACAGCCACATCTACCTGTCCTTCCTGATCCAATTTAAATGTCACCACACCTCCAGCCTACTCCCataacatccactgaatcatgcaTTCAAATATTTGAGCATCTAGTAAGCACTGGGCAATGTAAATACAAGGGTGTAAATGATGTTCTTGCTGTCTGGTTTAGTCCCTTTAATGAGGGCTtcagacaagaaaataaacacttaCTTTACTGGGTGGAAAAGACTATGACAAGGTGACTATGGGGTGTTAGAGAAACACAGAATGGGCATCAGTTCACACTTTGGGGACAAGGAGTCTGATATGGAAAAATTCTGGAGAAGAAACGATTGTCACTAATATTGAAGAATTGggtgaaaattaaacaaaaagaatccAGGGATATGTATTTTGGAGAGATCCTGTTGGCCGTAGTGTGGAAAACAGGAAAGAGTTCAGACAACTGAATACAGAAACAATTTAGACAAAAGTTAAAAGTCACCTAAAGAAGAGCCGTGGTgatgggagaaggagagagaaggagatggaGCTGAGGGATGTTTAACAGGAAGGATCAACTCTTtgtataaaattctattttttactgTAGTTGTTCATCACCCATGCATTTTCCTTTTGCTAGACTTAACAGGAAAGACCCACATCTGAGGTATCCATGAACTCTGCACAGAGCTGTCGCGTGTCCAGGAGGCAGGCACTGGAACCATTGTCAGCTGCCTCCTCACCATGAAGGTCTGTCCTGGTGCTGTGGCCACCAGACACACAGCTTTCATAACAAATCCAGCAATGCTACTCAATCTGTGATTTTTCTAGATTTAGTGCATGTTGGTGGGATCATCTTGGTCACTGTATGGCACAGAGCTTCCCGTCTCCTCTTTCCTGTCTGCCTCAGTCTTGCTGGATTATCGTGCGTCCATCATTCAGCACATGCCACCCCACATGACTCCCAGAGTCACCATAagacatttctcatttttcttctctccatGCAAAGccaacaaattgccaacatctgttggatcatagaaaaagcaagagaattccagataaacttctgcttcattgactacactaaagcctttgactgtgtagatcacaacaaactgtggaaaattcttaaagagatggaaatactagacaaccttacctgcctcctgagaaacctgtatgcaggtcaagaagcaacagttagaacatggaacaatgggctagttcaaaattgggaaaggagtacgtcaaggctatatattatcaccctgctgatttaacatatgcagagtacatcatctgaaatgttgggctggatgaagcacaaactggagtcaagattgctgggaggaatatcaataacctcagatatgcagatgataccacccttatagcagaaagtgaaaaggaattaacagcctcttgatgaaggtgaaaggggagaaggcttaaaactcaacattcaaaaaacgaagatcatggcatccggtcccatcactttatgggaaatagatgggaaaacaatggaaacagtgacagactttattgtggtggactccaaaatcacagcagatggtgactgcagccatgaaattaaaagacgcttactccttggaagaagttatgacaaacctagacagcatattaaaaagcagagacattactttgccaacaaaggtccatctagtcaaagctatggtttttccagcggtcatgtatggatgtgagagttggactgtgaagaaagctgagcaccaaagaattgatgccttttaacagtggtgttggagaagactcttgagagtcctgtgggttgcaaggagatcaaatcagtcaatcctaaaggaaatcagtcctgaatattcattggaaggactgattttgaagctccactactttggccacctgatgtgaagagccaactcattggaaaagaccctgatgctgggaaagatttgaaggcaggaggagaagggatgacagaggatgagatggttggatggcagactcaatggacatgagtttgagtaagctcctggagatggtgaagaacagggaagcctgatgtgctgcagtccatggggttgcaaagagttggatatgactgagtgactgaacatgcaaaGCAGTTCAGCtcagtgattcaacaacaacagaaaatgcTGCAAGTCTAAAAGGATTAGGGTTTTTAGCatgatgagggcttccctggtggctctttaccagttggttaagaatctgcctgcaatgcaggagacccaggttcaatccctgggttgggaaaataccctggagaaggaaatggcaagccactccagtattcttgcctggagaattccatagacagaggagcctggtgggctacagtccatggggttgcaaagaatccgacacgactgaatcagagcgactttcacattaGCATGACAAATGTCCCTCTAGTTAATAATTACAACCACCACCGATGTCGTTAGGGTGACATAAAAATGCTAATAACCAAGAACAAAGATAAACGTTAAGCCCAACTTTTCACTGAATCAAATGTCTTGGGAAATAAACTACTGCTCTCTACCCTCTTCCTCCTACTTTGACTTTCCCAACTCTGTGTTTCTATTCCCTGGATTTTGAGATAATCTACTTTGGGAGGTACCATGATTTCTGTTTGGTTGGACAGACAGTAGAATTAAATAggcagctgggctggaagaaaccaTCAACTTAAGACACATGCCCATTTCACACATTAAGTGAGGAGCAGATATGagaatgggggacttccctggtggtccagtggttaagactctaggctgccaatgcatggggcctgggttcaatccctagtcaagaaaattagattccacttgctgtgcagcacagccaaagatttaaaacaaaacaaaacaaaaagtaagaaTGGGTTATATAAACCTGGCACATCTAATCCAACCTCAGAGCAAGGAGTCCCAACATCAGATTTCATTTGGAGAGTAAGCTTAGGAAGGGAAGCTCCCATTCAACCATTTGATATCGTGCAACAAACTGTGGGAGTCAGGGGCTGAGAGAAGCAACCCAGAGAGCATGCAACCCATCCAGCTCCCTCCCTGAAAGTGTGAAAACCGGCTGCAGAGGCAATGCTGTGACTTCCTAAGTGGCTCAAGTATTTCCTAGAGTGGCCAAGGCCAGAACTAGTTTTCTGCTTGCTCTCTGTTCTCTCTAGTCATTTCCCTTTCTAATCACATACTAATCCAAGACCTGTGCTTGGATGCCTGCTGTTCTTGTACGTCTGATCCTGGAGTTCCTCAAGCTGACATTTCTGCCTCAGTGTTACTGTAAAACACGAGACATAAATCAATTTTAATGGGGCAGGTCAGCAGTCGGAGCCCCTGGTCCTGGCAGACTCAGATTCTTGCATCCTCCTCTGTCCAGCCTCTCTCGCTCGAGTTAAGAGTGTGGAGGACGGGCTGGGTGACTTGTTCACGATCAGTCTGGCCTTGAGCCTTGACCAAGGGCCAAACACGCCGTGGGCTCAGTCTGTTGACTAATTCCCCAAACACGCCGCTGCCCTCCACATGACCCTGCACTCTGCGTACCCAGGAGagtcaaggaagcagaaacagagggaagccccagtggtgaGGGCCGAGGGTTCAGGGCCAGGAAAGGAGCAGACGGTAGGTGGCCGAGAGAGCTCCCGTCTgtgtctctgtccctgggagatgctgctgctgcctctctCGGGCAGGGATATTAAAGAGGAAGACCTCAGCCTTGGGGAACCCTGACAGGCAAGGAGGCACGCACAGGCGCATCTATGGAGCCAGGAAGTGGACGGGAGGCTGGCCAGGGCCAGGGGCAGCTGGAGGGCCGGGAAGTGACTGCTAGAGAGCTCGGGGTTTGTTTTGGATGACAAAGATGTTCTAATTTGGCCATGATGATGGCTACACATCTCTGTGAACctactgaaaaccactgaatgGCATATTATAATGGGTGAGCCACAGGGTCTGTGAATTATATGTCAATACAGCTGTCATaatatgtttaagaaaaaaaatgcaaggcaGCAGCCTGGGGGCCCCacaagaggagggaagagagctGGCATCCTGGTGGGGTGGCCCCCACTTGATCGCTGGTGCTACTGGACAGGAGACATGCTAACTCAGTCCCCGGAAAACTAAGCGGAGAGGGAATGAGGATAAAACACACACCAGCTTTCTTGGAAAGGGTGAATGGGAGAGAATGTACGTTTGTCCCTATCATTTggaaggtggtaggagaaggcaatggcaccccactccagtactcctgcctggaaaatcccctggatggaggagcctggaaggctgcagtccatggggtcgctaagggtcggacacgactgtgcgacttcactttcacgtctcactttcatgcattggagaaggaaatggcaacccactccagtgtttttgcctggagaatcccagggacaggggagcctcgtgggctgccgtctatggggtcacagagtcagac belongs to Bos indicus isolate NIAB-ARS_2022 breed Sahiwal x Tharparkar chromosome 13, NIAB-ARS_B.indTharparkar_mat_pri_1.0, whole genome shotgun sequence and includes:
- the PROSER2 gene encoding proline and serine-rich protein 2, translating into MPVHHRKSDSWEMDPDSSPGCRLGDLSRGSSLESQASSSRSRSLTLDDESLKYLTHEEKDVLLFFEETIDSLEDDFEEKVLCAGDAQWHSPRSLEESTSAPSEPEDVVDLVQPGPGAGEPESLRVVKETAGAVPFGKEDPTDLERKKEDAEKSPASDPPGPEALPSSPPASPAAAPAHPRREPPTPPAEHPKLPRSVPTPLVIAQKISEKLAGNEGLSPTSPSKEGRPAEWRTLASLAPRHGDHSPWHRHAAQPAPKIHRFPSNISVTNSAGKDFNKTISKAAVNVQERKAQVLANINGVSFLSVGETEDRAQRGEPTEQRSVSPEQSQPGPAQEAVPTREGARGAQQSRGVQTEQPLPLANGFQSIHDVLKSQAGPFVSTGKTVTFRPDPALPSRLAPQQPDCGQAARKRSGSLPRTVGFRPQGITVQFSGRGSTEEARREALRKLGLLKENL